Proteins from a single region of Pyrus communis chromosome 6, drPyrComm1.1, whole genome shotgun sequence:
- the LOC137738124 gene encoding isoflavone reductase homolog, giving the protein MEMSKVLVVGGTGYVGRRIVKASLALGHPTYVLQRPEIGLDIEKLQMLLSFKKQGAHLVEGSFSDFQSLVRAVKLVDVIICTMSGVHFRSHNILLQLKLVQAIKEAGNIKRFLPSEFGLDPARMGHALEPGRVTFDEKMVVRKAIQDAKIPFTYVCGAAFGGYFAGNLSQMGTVLPPREKVLIYGDGNSKVTLMDEDDIATYTIKTIDDPRTLNKTLYLRPPENVLSQKQLVEMWENLLGKKLEKITISKQDFLASMKGMDYASQVGVGHFYHIFYEGDLTNFEIEGEGVEEASKLYPEVKYTRMDEYLKLYA; this is encoded by the exons ATGGAAATGAGCAAGGTTCTGGTGGTAGGTGGTACTGGGTACGTAGGACGAAGGATTGTTAAGGCAAGCCTAGCCCTAGGTCACCCAACCTATGTCCTTCAAAGGCCAGAGATTGGTCTTGATATTGAGAAGCTGCAGATGCTCTTGTCCTTCAAGAAGCAAGGGGCTCACCTTGTGGAGGGCTCCTTTTCTGATTTCCAAAGCCTTGTTCGTGCTGTCAAGCTTGTCGATGTTATCATTTGTACCATGTCCGGGGTGCATTTTAGGAGTCACAACATTTTGTTGCAGCTCAAGCTTGTTCAAGCAATCAAAGAAGCCGGAAATATTAAG CGTTTCTTGCCATCGGAGTTCGGTCTAGACCCAGCACGTATGGGACATGCACTTGAACCGGGAAGAGTCACATTTGACGAGAAAATGGTAGTGAGAAAGGCAATACAAGATGCTAAAATCCCCTTCACTTATGTATGTGGTGCTGCCTTTGGGGGTTATTTTGCGGGTAACCTTTCGCAGATGGGGACTGTCCTTCCTCCAAGGGAGAAAGTGCTTATATATGGAGATGGTAACTCTAAAG TCACTCTTATGGATGAAGATGACATCGCAACATACACGATCAAGACGATAGATGATCCACGAACATTGAACAAAACATTGTACCTTCGTCCACCTGAAAACGTACTCTCTCAGAAGCAATTGGTCGAAATGTGGGAGAACCTTCTCGGAAAGAAACTAGAAAAGATCACTATTTCTAAACAAGACTTTCTTGCTTCTATGAAAG GTATGGACTATGCAAGCCAGGTAGGAGTGGGGCATTTTTACCACATTTTCTATGAAGGCGATCTGACAAACTTTGAAATCGAGGGAGAAGGAGTAGAAGAAGCTTCAAAGCTTTACCCAGAAGTGAAATATACACGCATGGATGAATACTTAAAATTATATGCATGA
- the LOC137738126 gene encoding uncharacterized protein, which produces MVGSSAMSNGRERSEIDLSKITLRPLDLDDIDDFMVWATDEKVPVFCTWEPYASKEEGLNYIKDVVIPHPWLRAICLDNMPIGSISVTPFSGNDRCRGELGYVLGSKYWGKGIATQAVKLVADAIFKEWPHLDRLEALVDVDNVGSQRVLEKVGFQREGVLRKYFILKGRSRDMVIFSLLSTDWQT; this is translated from the coding sequence ATGGTGGGAAGTTCTGCTATGTCAAATGGAAGAGAACGCAGCGAGATTGACTTGTCCAAGATCACCCTGAGGCCGTTGGATCTCGATGATATTGATGATTTCATGGTGTGGGCCACAGATGAGAAAGTCCCAGTTTTCTGCACTTGGGAACCTTATGCTTCCaaagaagagggcctaaactaCATCAAGGATGTTGTCATCCCACACCCTTGGTTAAGGGCAATCTGCCTTGATAACATGCCAATCGGTTCCATTTCTGTGACCCCTTTCTCGGGCAATGATCGGTGCAGAGGTGAACTTGGATACGTTTTGGGGTCCAAGTACTGGGGCAAGGGAATTGCAACCCAGGCTGTGAAATTGGTGGCTGATGCTATATTCAAAGAGTGGCCACATTTGGATAGACTTGAAGCTCTTGTTGACGTGGACAACGTGGGATCACAGAGGGTGCTTGAGAAGGTAGGGTTTCAGAGAGAAGGTGTGTTGAGAAAGTATTTTATCTTGAAAGGAAGAAGTAGGGACATGGTGATTTTCAGTCTTCTTTCTACAGATTGGCAAACTTGA
- the LOC137736143 gene encoding uncharacterized protein codes for MEMENKSLEITLRPYRLSDAEDFSKYTGVETVTQFTRWNTFKSKGEALSYIKDVCIPHPYCRSICINDCSIGMVFVKPQDGDDKCRAEIGYALAAEYWGQGIVIRAVKMAITEGSLISLECKLWF; via the coding sequence ATGGAAATGGAAAACAAATCTTTGGAAATCACACTACGTCCTTATAGGCTCTCAGACGCTGAGGACTTCTCGAAGTATACTGGGGTTGAAACGGTAACACAATTCACTCGTTGGAACACATTCAAATCCAAGGGGGAAGCACTTTCCTACATCAAGGACGTTTGTATTCCTCACCCTTATTGCAGATCCATCTGCATCAATGACTGTTCGATCGGAATGGTCTTCGTCAAGCCACAAGATGGTGATGACAAGTGTCGAGCGGAGATCGGGTATGCGTTAGCAGCCGAGTACTGGGGACAAGGCATAGTAATCAGAGCTGTGAAGATGGCCATCACTGAAGGGTCACTGATTTCGTTAGAATGCAAGCTTTGGTTTTGA
- the LOC137738367 gene encoding uncharacterized protein, producing MESSRISLRPFRVSDADDFLKWASDDKVTRYLRWNTITSREEALTYIEKVAIPHPWRQSICLDDHSIGYVSVKPEAGDDKCRAHVSYAVSAEYWGQGIAKQALRMAMSRVFKEFPCLVRVEALVEVENKGSQMVLEKVGFVKEGLLRKYGYCKGEIRDMFIYSFLSADKIM from the coding sequence ATGGAGTCCTCAAGAATTTCACTGCGTCCTTTCAGAGTCTCAGATGCTGATGACTTCTTGAAATGGGCGAGTGATGACAAAGTGACGCGCTATTTGAGATGGAACACCATAACCTCTAGGGAAGAAGCCTTGACATACATTGAGAAGGTTGCTATACCACACCCATGGCGCCAGTCCATATGTCTGGATGACCATTCGATTGGATATGTTTCGGTCAAGCCCGAAGCGGGCGATGACAAGTGTAGAGCCCATGTTAGCTATGCCGTGTCTGCAGAATACTGGGGACAAGGGATTGCCAAACAGGCACTGAGGATGGCCATGTCTAGAGTGTTCAAAGAGTTCCCATGTTTGGTGAGGGTTGAGGCTTTGGTGGAGGTTGAGAATAAGGGTTCCCAAATGGTTTTAGAGAAAGTTGGGTTTGTGAAAGAAGGTTTGTTAAGGAAGTATGGTTATTGTAAAGGTGAGATTAGAGACATGTTTATCTACAGCTTCTTATCAGCTGACAAGATTATGTGA